A segment of the Zingiber officinale cultivar Zhangliang chromosome 8B, Zo_v1.1, whole genome shotgun sequence genome:
ctctgggatgaggttggggaggcccagttgctagggcctcatagagctcagcaggaggcagagttggtccgtactatcagatggaggatgtcagaggagCAGGAtcgctagaagagttatgctgattggagacACAAATTcgtggagttctctactggcgaccatgtatttctacgagtttcactcacaaaaggggtgaagagatttgacctcataggtaagctagctccacggtacattgaccctttccagatcctggagaggattggagcagtaacttatcgtctggcactaccatCGTCCCTAGCGCCTgtccacgacgtattccacgtatctacgctAAGGAGATACATACCCAACCCGACATATgtactgacagatatctcagttcctgttcagtctgacgttacttacgaagaggttctggtacggattctggaccggaaagagcgtcagctgcggaacaagactatctggctggttaaagtcagatggcagcatcattcagacgaggaggctacctgagagctcgaggatacgatccaagctcgatacccccacctttttacttgaggtatgtgggttattttctgttcaacatttatactttctacCTGTTGTTattatttgctgatggtagataacaaagtttggaggatcaaatttttattagtgaagaagaatgtaaaatatcgaaaaaaaaatggtgaataaccataagggaattttccaaaatttttagaaaatttctgggaatttttcagagatcGTATGagtgagtttacggggataaaactagACCCCGGGAAAGCTAGTTTGTGGTACCCCATTTATGCGAGgaaaagttgtgtttcttttcctttttattttctttttccgttATTCTTTTTTCTTTCTCCCCTGCCGAACCACCCacgtgccctaacctccttgaCGCCGTCCCCTCCTTCCCAACCGGCGCTGCAAAAACCACCACACGCTCGCGATTAaagccatcttcttcctcttcccccttctcttctccttcttcgtcCTCGAGCCGGTCCTTTTCCGCCCCTCTGCCCAAGCGCCGGTAACGCGCAAGCCACTGCCGATCCGTGCTCTAGCGCCGGCGCCTCACACTAGCACCTGTGGTCCTCTGCCCTAGATTTGATCGGCTACCGTCACTATGCCCTGCCGACGCCGCCGCTGTCTCCCGACTCGAGCAGCGCCGATAAGGCTGAGAACTTCTCTGCCTTAGCGTCAACAACCAAGCCTTCATTCTATATCGCAGGGAAGatgttgttggggttgcaaggttgcaaacatagtcccatattgaaaacacatggaaaagatcatgagtttataagagaaagatatctccattggcatgagaccttttgggtagagcccaagagcaaaaccatgagggcttagacccaaagtggacaatatcatgttattgtggagatatctaaattcttttcgatccaattgTATCAGaacccggactgccagaaggtttaaccgccgactgcgcacaagagctatgatctgattgaaccatgtgagtacaatattgacctagaaaaaagaaagtgggggctcctatgttcggatcaagaggaccagacactaggcaggaagtcctagtaggtcgggtggaccgaggggcaggaagtcctagttgcggctaggcaaggaggaagtcctagttgcggctaggcaaggaagtcctagtaggtcgggtagaccgaggggcaggaagtcctagtaggtcgggtagactgaggggcaggaagacctggtgggtcaaggatcggacgtgggaaacccatggtcctttgtttgagggggggattgttggggttgcaatgttgcaaacatagtcccatattgaaaacacatggaaaagatcatgggtttataagagaaagatatctccattggcatgaggccttttgggtagagcccaagagcaaaaccatgagggcttaggcccaaagtggacaatatcatgtcattgtggagatattatATTCGTTTCGATCCTacagatgttgccgaaatttcttctggcagggactcccccgaGACGTGACAATTTATATTCACAAGTGATAAATAACTGCTTCTAACATCGAAGTTTTTACATGGGTTAATGACAGCTTCTGTAGAACACATTCATACGCAGTCAATCACAGCTTCTACAAGTCATCTTTCTATATCGCCACCTTTATTAAAAACACTCACAAGCAGTTAATAATCACTTCTAGAAGTATGCTGCAGTGGCGTaactaaaattttcaaccaagaaaggtgttgttttaaaaattttaaatattagtaTATATCAATTTTAACCCTCCAAAAGTTAAATTTCTGTTGCATTAGAAGTTACTAGGTTAGTTTTATCTCTTCGGTTGCCCTTAGCAATATCAACATTTACAACGATTGGAAAACTAATTCAACAGATTTAGCATAGGTCGATAAACATGGCTAAAGGCATTTTAAAATagcttttaaaactctttttttagTGTTCATATTTATAAAAACGTCATTTTCAAAACAGAACATAGAATTGTAATATAATTCTCAATCATACACAATAGTTTACATTGAAAAAATAGTATTGTAATATAATATTTTCTTGTACATTGTCATTGATCAATCAAAATGAGAAATCTGTCTAATCCGTGTAGACAACCATCACACTCCTCACTTGATGCTTCCCGTCCGACCAAATGATCGTCGCCGGCACCGTCGAGTTCCCTGGCAATGGCCCGCCTGAAACCGACACAGTGAACTGCCTCTTCTCCTTCAACTCCGAAAACTTCAACTTTCTAGGATTCACCACCACATTAAGTCTGTGATGAGCCCAGACCTCCGCCTTGTACCTGCAGCGTCGGGCGCCGCCTACGTTGGTCACTGTTCTCAAGAACTTCGCGGCGAAGGCTTTGCCAGACTGAACATGTAAGGCCATGGAAGGGTAATTGAGATCCCTCGCCGTTCCATTGCTGCTGCCAGAGCAGGAACTGGCGTCGCCGGTGACCATCTTGATCATGGTTTCGTTGTAGGCCGAGTTACAGAGCATTTGCACGTAGTCACTGGCACCAGCGTCATAGACAAGACCTGGGTCGACGGCCTTCACCGGGTTCAGTTGCCCGGCTCCATACGATAATTCGTCTTGGCGGGCCGAAGGGTACATCGGTTTGGCTGTATAAAGCATGGACGACAAATTAAAATGAGAAATTTCGCTAGCTTCAAAAAACAGGGTTGAAGAACAAAGGTATATATAATGCTTAGTCATGAGACCTGTCGTCATGAGCGCCGACATGATGGCTGCCGGCGACCAATTTGGGTGGAAAGACTTGACGTAGGCGGCGACGCCGGTTACGTGGGGACAAGCCATGGAAGTGCCCGAGATTATGTTGTACTTTACGACCCTTGTGTCGTTGATGATGCCTGACACTGGAGCAACCCGTGACCAGGCGGCCAAAATGTCAATTCCTGGAGCACTTATATCAGGCTGCATATGCAAACACAAACATTTCCAAATTGCTATACAATTAattaaatcccttaaaaatatatatatatgtcaaaatAATCGAACTGAATGATGAACTAATGACCTTGAGGATGTCAGGCGTGATGGTGTTTGGGCCTCTCGATGAGAACGAAGCAACCAGGGGAGCCTCAGAGTCAAAAACTTCTTCACTTTTGTGGATGTTAGCCACAGGATTTCTGGCCAAGATCATATATATGCATGGATTAATACTACTACCTACGATTTCTATTTACAAAATATTATAAACGGTGGCAATTAAAATAgctaaaagatatatatatataatataaacacTCACTTAGTGTTGTTTATGTAGTTCAAAAGGTTTAACCCATCCACGGAACTGACTGTAATGAATGGAACTGGGTATATGAAGGAAACGTCAAGTGAAGAGTCATCTATAAATATCAATCCTTTAATGCCTGTACTAAAAATTTCGTCATAGAAGTACTTGCAGAGAACAATCTTCCCTTTCACCATGTTTATATCTGGCAAAGCAGTGCAATCCCTAAAACAGCAATTGACAAGTTTGAGAATTATTGAATATATCATTCCGCATCAAGCTACGAAGAGAAGATATATAGCATGATCTTCATACCCTGGTAAAATAGTTGCATTTCCCTGCATGTAGATCAAGGGATGATCATCCCTATTTTTTGTCGCAAACGTGTTCACAGAAGCTCCCTGCATTTTCCcccaaaattaataataattcctTATTTTCATTCAACATGATAACGCATAAATAAGACTACGTATTAACACAAGTTTTTGCATTATCATTAAATTGACTAATTGATGACTCACCAAAGTGGACACATGATTTCCGGTGACCACCTTGTCAATGATGTGCCTATCGATGCTGCTCGCCGCCGCCACCAACGTCCACGGTGCCACGTTGCTGACCGTGCCACGGTATGGCCCTGCATTCCCTGCGGCTGTCGACGTCAAAATCCCGTTTGCCATGGCATGGAAGGCGCCAATCGCTATCGAGTCCTGGAAGTAATCCGCGGCAATGGCATAGGCGACAGACAGGGAGATGATGTCGACACCGTCGGAGATTGCATCGTCAAATGCCGCCAAGATGTCTTGATCGGTGCACCCGAACCACCAGCACACCTTGTACACCGCGAGCCTCGCTGACGACACTGCCCCCCTAGCCATGCCCTTGGCGAGGCCGTAGAGGCTGGTATGGGAGACTGTTCGACCGGCAGCGATGGAAGCTGTGTGAGTCCCGTGACCTTGAAAGTCGCGTGGCGATGGCTCGCTCAACATGTAATCGCCTAAGCTATTGTAATAGCGCGCCCCGAtgattttacttaattaataattcaatcaatcataaatatatattagtcacAGCTTTAAATCGACTCAAACAATTATATATAACTTAAATAATCGTATTTTTTATGGACATACTTGTTGCATGTCATATTTAGGCAAGCACCCTTCCATTTCCTCGGTGGAGGTCTCAATCCCTGACCGCTGAAGGATTTAGATTCCAGCCAGATTCCGGTATCAATCATTCCAATGATGATGTCATTTTCCAGTGTAGGATTCCTGTTTACTCTCTGCGAGAAGTTAAGGAAATCCCATGATCTCGTCGTGCGAACCTTCAGGGTTTTACTAGGAAACACTGAAACTATTCCCTCCATGTCTGCAGTATAATTAATTCGTGTTGAATTGTAATTAATTTATAACATATCTACAATTCAAACTATTCCCTCCAATGATAATTATACCTTCCAATTTTTCTGCCTCGTCTATAGAAAGTTTGGCAGCAAATCCACTAAAACTCCTCTGGTAACTATACACCAAAGACTCACTAGGCGAGCTGTATTATCAATTGTTTTAGTGTCAGAATTTGACAAAAtagataatatttatatatacatcAATTTATTACCAGTTCACAATAATTTCTTTAAGCAAATTAAGATGGAGTTCATAGGTTGGGTACTGAGATGAGTGTTGAGCTCCCATATACACAATATATATCTACAGAATGCCATTCATGTATGGTAATATTAATTGTAATAATACAGATTAATGAACACTTTTCAAAATGCAAATTTACAAACTTCGGAATCACCTTTCTTTCTTCATTTGAAGATGCTGACGAAAATAGAAGAATAAAGGATATGAAAAATGCAAGAGATACTAGATGTGATAGTAGAGAAGTCATTACTCTTCTTATCCTATGAGTTTTTGTAAATGTCTACTAAGATACATGGAATTTTATAATGGATGCCAACTAATGGAGAGTTTAGGATCAATGGACAACATGGATTATACACTGTCAGTTGTCGCGGTGTCATTGCTAGAATAGAAATGATTATTGGTAAAGTTTTAGtggctaaaataaattttacagaTAATTTACTcaacaaatataattttaaccaatgaaatatttaaaaatatcaataaaaataattttaattgataattaaaatttttcataatcaaaataatttttgactgatatttttaattttttatcctgAAAAGGAATTTTGCAGATATAAAAATTTAACTagtaattatattaaattgaattgataatCATATTAAACATTggctaataaaatattttaaaatatctgtaaaaaaattttgttcagtaaatataattatttattattataattatattaagaTAACTTTtaaatattaagattttttattcatgatttttttataaatatattaatgttTATTAATGAAACAAAAGATATGTACCTAGGAGGCCTAGAACACtactaactctttttttttttcaaattaatttctataataaaattttctcttatAAACATGGACGGATCTATTAAAGGGCTATCCTTAGATATGACCCAacccatttttttattattaaatatatatattagaatTAGGTGATGCAAGACATTACTACgagaaagaaacaaaaatatgATCGAGTACGAagtcaaagaaacaaaaataagacTGAATACCAATCTTTattgttttttgaaaaaaaatttcaaaatcttttaattgacAGGTCAATTCTTGGAGTTGCGTAGATTTATCGTATCTCCATATAGTTTGGTAAGATCTATCTTGAACCTTATCAACTTGTATGATGATAGACAAGGATCcgtagattttattattattatttttaataatttcaatatttttaataatttatatttttttatatatttgtattATGAATCTATTTAGAAATTTTAGAATTATGAATCtataaaattttttcctttttgtttaaaatttcttttttttttctttacaaaaTAGAAATTTGAGTTcatatattaagattttttttccttccttaATTTTAGGGTCTgaattttgtataaacatttatttaattGTGGGAGGAATTAATCCTCTcttcttaataaaaaattcatttttaatgaCTTCTCTTTTTGTCTTTTCCTTGAACTCTTCTATCATCAGCCCGTAAAATAATAGAAATTCTACTCGACATCAAATGATAGAGTTTCTATTCATATACATCCAGATTTAATTTGGATAGAAAAGTTTAGAACATACTCAATTCATGGTTTTTTCCCTACTGAACTAGAATAATTACTCACAAGCAAGGACAATTTATATCGAAGAAAGTATCTTGTACAACCTAAAATGGTTTTTTCTTTTGGTTGTTGGTATTGTGGTAAATATTGCATACACTAAATTAAAATCCTAATTCTGCACTGGTCTTATGAGAAATACTAATTGATATTATTCAACTTAGaggaaaaaaatatgaaaaatgaaGCTTTGCATCATAGAGAAGATTGTAATACACATAATACAACAGTAAACTTAAAAACCAATACAAATAACTTAGACAAAAAGACAAATATCAATGAATGACGTACAAAAGAGTTATGAGCAAGTATGTTTCCACTTCATAAGTTGAAATGATCTAAAGTCTAAATTAGCTGGAAGATATCATCAAAACTTGATAACCCAACAACTAAATCCGCCGTTGCAAATGTAAGAAAAGTTCTCCCATTGTAGATGGTAGCTATATATGTTTATAAATATTATACGGCAACAAGTATATGCTCTATCAACTTAGAAAGAAAATAGGTGTAGATCATCGTACCCATaactagaacagataatcactagAGAGAACTTCGAATATAATtgatgatattaatttttaaaaataaatatttatgttaaattattTTGGTACAATATTCTgacattctattttttttaaatgcatattaaattaatgtttaaaaCAAGTTAATTTATAATCTCAGTCATATGAGTTTTTATACTATTCGTATTTTTCAAGTTTACTTATTTGCAAATTCTCTTATTAAATTTGATATGCACAATTTTCATTTTGCAGTTATTACATCATTTGTCTTGTTTTTTTTCCTATTATATTCATATGTTAATTTAATGCTAGACTTTGTACTGATTTAGAATATGTGTAGAATACACGAATTATGTTTTTTGTCGCTTTCAGCAAATGCAATGTCACAATTTCCATTTAAAGATGATTTACGTGTACATGATGTCTAACTATCAAATTTAAGTGCAATGAGATAAATTTAAGTGTAAAgatgatttaagtttaggtaacTCAACTTAAGATAGATTCTTTTTGTTGCTTTTTCGGTGGAAAAGACTTGTTATTGAAGGTTGTATATGTTTTGGTGATTGAGGAAGGGTTTGTGATGATAGTATATTGCGGAGTAAAATGTAATGAGATATATTAATATTTTGGATTGAAATATGAATATTATGTGATGATTTGGCAGTGCGATATATGTTGAATATAAATTAGTTTTGTGAAGTGAAATGTGAATATTGTGAATTGATTTAAGTTGGTATTGCACTTGATTTTGGAAATCCGATAAACGTACTGGTACAATATAATATAAGATCATTTTTTAACTGTTTCAAATTTAATATTAGGAGCAGTTTttaactgtaaaataccgaaaaaaggtgaataatgataagggaattttctgaaatttttagaaatttttctgaaatttttcggagttcgtatggacgagtttacggggatcaaaattgggtcccgggaaagcctgtttgggctatcccgttttaacgaggaaatgtttatctttatatttccttttcttttatttcttcattttcattttttccccCGCCGAACCACCCTCGTGCCCGACACCTCGCCGCGCCTTCTTCCCCTCTCGCGCCGATTTGCCCTAACCGCAAGCGGGCAGTTTTCTTCTCCCTCGCGTGCACGCCCTCCTCTCCTCTGCTCGACGACGACGACGCCAGGCAACAGAGAGCGAGCATTGCGGCGCCCGCACTGCTTTACCTTCCTCGAagccctagcctctgccccgatttcctttttctttctctgCGCCTTCATCGCCACCGGTGAGCAAGGAGCAACGCAAGGtttcctcagccctagcgccggccaccgctTTGATTCGCTGAGCCTTAGCCATCTTCTCAGCCGCGTTTTCTCCACCCGACGGCGTCGCCACTCGCAGTGCCACCAGCCTTCTCCACcccgtcgcctgtgccctagcaccgtcaCCGGCCACTAGGACCGAACCACCATAGATTGTTgccctctgtgccctagctttgGTTGGATACCACGGGCTCAGTCGTAACATTGACCTAGAGTTCTGACAGTGGGCTGATAGAAGAGCATTCCAGCCACTGTTGCTTGCTACCATCGCCGGAGAAGGTCAGGTAATGGTCTTGTTAACTACAACAATGATGTAGATTTTTGGTATGCTACTGTAAGGATTTTCAATTAGTGAGTTTTGGGAATTTGTTGTTCAATTGGCAGTGTACAGTGGTGTGAAGTTGCTGGATTCTGACCACCACAGTACTGAACGCTTGGTTGTTCCCTTGATATCCATCTTTGATCCGATCAGTGTAAGGGTTTCAACAAGTGAGTTTTTGTTTCATAGATCTggtatatatattaaattgggTAGGGTTAATgttatatgattagggttttaccgtaAATTAGTCtagaggattttatttagctattcattgagttgtagctaaatagaaatgtatatatattggtgaaacaggactttgacgcgagacgaacaTCTCGACGTTGaatttgactggattggatctgctatttgaggcgggtacctcttgattatcttttatgatattgtcaattggatatgcatagtattttatagctacaagcaatgatcatgtttgcctttggtatgtcactgtttgttacccgtagcatgttctgttgggcgtttgttatgtatccatgtttacgtttcgtgattattgccatgagtaccttagttcctagagtaagtgacataccatgctttattgagtttaggactagattctggatttttattatttgacatgtgtacctatatttttatatcatatctgatctgtgtacctagacccttttgcttgatccatgtatattgttggtatatattttatggaggtggatatgttcaggacctaggttatTATACCCTAGAGGacatgtataccctagatctgtggatttgacttactggtactagggtacacatttttctatatatatggatttggttcaggatattgttatgcttagtgtcatgcatcattcacatgattacatgctgtgcgattgtcagctccattattgttgaacacatcgccagttacatgtatctgcacacacgaccactcatgagttagtggtatattcaggcagggtgtgttgcagcaggtgctctgtcaagggctccgttggtccactcatgggttagtgtgacgcagcgttgtagcaggacagggatccctccccgtcattgtgtaccgggagatgaaagcattgagctcccccatttatgatttggggtaggaggataggtgtactccgacagcatcccgtccactcggtcactcatcaggagtagtgacggcagagtgcacggttgtcatagccctacccactcggtctcaccattgtgtgtgagatggctgattggcgtcaggggtgaccatgtcattggcatcatacgcattgatgcatttattgcttgtgcttgctgcatttatttgctgcatttggttggatgcatatgtttgacatgcatacaagatttatgacactctcagtttgacgacccttttgttctggataggagttcctggtgagtacagcttccttagttaccttttagttttgtatttttcctatatatgattaggaagttgtattctatgtttattgctgttagatatatattactagacatgtctattggtattcgctaagttgttgaactcacccccgtggacactatcttttccaggtaccaggttatttatggagtcgcttggagtatcctgtctactggtccccatgtcacatcagaagacatgtcttCGCTGTTGTCTATTTGTAttttggtatttgtgtatctagcttgtgttccggttttgtttctggagtgtatTTCGTATTGTTGTGGTGTAATCCTAGCTGGCTAGCAGTCTTCACTTTTAGttttgtatgtgttgtccattgtatttccgctaTGTTTTGGTTTTAgtgcagccgagtgggctgctacctataaactgcgtggttgtttagttattttattgttagtattccagccgtgttggccgaggtatatgtggccctgagggcattgtataaatatttcagattgtcacccgtacaggggaggtgctgtagaaatttcttcggacagagactcccctggggcgtgacattaacTGTTCCGAAAACCAATACTTACAAGTGTTTCAGGGCCAGTCTCAACCACTTCTACAACCAGCTGACTTCCGAACCTGTTAACAACCATTGCAATAGCAAACAACCGGAAGCGGGTACTGGCCGCTCTAAACGCTCAACTTTCTGCATCGGTTATTAACCGCTTCTATAAAATATATTCACAAGTGATAAATAACTGCTTCTAACATCGAAGTTTTTACATGGGTTAATGACAACTTCTGTAGAACACATTCATACGCAGTCAATCATCGCTTCTACAAGTCATCTTTCTATATCGTCACCTCTATTAAAAACACTCACAAGTAGTTAATAATCATCATTTCTAGAAGTATGCTGCAGTGGCGTagctaaaattttcaaccaagaagggtgttttttaaaaattttaaatattagtaTATATCAATTTTAACCATCCAAATGCCTAAATTTTTGTTGCATCAGAAGTTACTAGGTTAGTTTTATCGCTTCGGTTGCCCTTAGCACCACCAACATTTACAACGATTGGAAAACTAATTCAACAGATTTAGCATAGGTCGATAAACATGGCTAAAGGCATTTTAAAATAGcttttaaaacctttttttaGTGTTCATATTTATAAAAACGTCATTTTCAAAACAGAACATA
Coding sequences within it:
- the LOC122015712 gene encoding subtilisin-like protease SBT4.3 translates to MKAQRKKKEIGAEARASRKVKQCGRRNARSLLPGVVVVEQRRGGRAREGEENCPLAIYIVYMGAQHSSQYPTYELHLNLLKEIIVNCSPSESLVYSYQRSFSGFAAKLSIDEAEKLEDMEGIVSVFPSKTLKVRTTRSWDFLNFSQRVNRNPTLENDIIIGMIDTGIWLESKSFSGQGLRPPPRKWKGACLNMTCNNKIIGARYYNSLGDYMLSEPSPRDFQGHGTHTASIAAGRTVSHTSLYGLAKGMARGAVSSARLAVYKVCWWFGCTDQDILAAFDDAISDGVDIISLSVAYAIAADYFQDSIAIGAFHAMANGILTSTAAGNAGPYRGTVSNVAPWTLVAAASSIDRHIIDKVVTGNHVSTLGASVNTFATKNRDDHPLIYMQGNATILPGDCTALPDINMVKGKIVLCKYFYDEIFSTGIKGLIFIDDSSLDVSFIYPVPFITVSSVDGLNLLNYINNTKNPVANIHKSEEVFDSEAPLVASFSSRGPNTITPDILKPDISAPGIDILAAWSRVAPVSGIINDTRVVKYNIISGTSMACPHVTGVAAYVKSFHPNWSPAAIMSALMTTAKPMYPSARQDELSYGAGQLNPVKAVDPGLVYDAGASDYVQMLCNSAYNETMIKMVTGDASSCSGSSNGTARDLNYPSMALHVQSGKAFAAKFLRTVTNVGGARRCRYKAEVWAHHRLNVVVNPRKLKFSELKEKRQFTVSVSGGPLPGNSTVPATIIWSDGKHQVRSVMVVYTD